One segment of Nomascus leucogenys isolate Asia chromosome 20, Asia_NLE_v1, whole genome shotgun sequence DNA contains the following:
- the LOC105738283 gene encoding uncharacterized protein LOC105738283 — protein sequence MSLLSPEPETVPFEIRPPLVCPSRIPIVGHCSVAPICLACSVSHLFSPDTGSTPLGWYAGPGSRQRPPRLVATPQKIEEIKDFLLTARRKDAKSVKIKKNKDNVKFKVRCSRYLYTLVITDKEKAEKLKQSLPPGLAVKELK from the exons ATGTCTCTGTTGAGCCCGGAACCGGAGACAGTGCCGTTTGAGATTAGGCCCCCTCTGGTGTGCCCTTCGAGAATTCCCATTGTGGGGCACTGCTCAGTTGCTCCCATCTG TCTGGCTTGTTCAGTCTCCCATCTGTTCTCACCGGACACAG GAAGCACACCTCTAGGGTGGTACGCGGGTCCCGGTTCGCGCCAGCGCCCACCGCGCCTCGTTGCCACGCCTCAGAAAATTGAGGAAATCAAGGACTTCCTTCTCACAGCCCGACGAAAGGATGCCAAATCTGTcaagatcaagaaaaataaggaCAACGTGAAGTTTAAAGTTCGATGCAGCAGATACCTTTACACTCTGGTCATCACTGacaaagagaaggcagagaaactgAAGCAGTCCCTGCCCCCTGGTTTGGCAGTGAAGGAACTGAAATGA